From the genome of Tenrec ecaudatus isolate mTenEca1 chromosome 1, mTenEca1.hap1, whole genome shotgun sequence:
TATTTTCCTTTGATCTAGGCAAGATGGGGTTTCCTGCCTCTCATCTGAGAACAAATAGCACATTTCATTTTAGCCTCAGATCCTATGAATCTTCCTAGGAGTTAAACTATGGTATCAGGAGTTCTACCATTTTTACCAAAGACTGGCTAATCAAAACCATACTAATttaggaagaaaaaataaagacacTTAAAAAAACCTCGCaactctggaaacacagggaatccaggacagatgaatccctcaggaccagtggtgagagtgtcaataccaggagggtggaaagaaggtggggtagaaagggggaaccaattacagggatctacatataacctcctcctggggattggacaacagaaaagtgggtgaagggagatgtgggacagtgtaagatgacaaaataataatttgtaaattatgaagggttcatgaaggaggggtgggcagggagggagaggaaaaatgaggaattgataccaagggctcaagtagaaagcaaatgttttgggaatgatgatggcaacaaatgtacaaatgtgcttgacacaatggatggatggatggattgtgataagaattgcacgagtccAGAATAAAAtgatcaacaaacaaacaaaaaaccagctCCATTCTACAAAATACTTCTGCAGACTGAATAATTGAAtcgtatgctatgtgaattatatgccaataaaattgttgggggAAAAAGACTATTGCAGAACCTGAAGTCACATTCTTAAGAACAGGATCAATGTCTCTTAGTATTCGAATGAGCATAAACAGCATCTTTCTGGTTCTTGAAGTCTGGAGGGTGGAAGTAAATGCTGTTTGAAAATCATTGCTAGCATTTATTATGCACTTACTCTATACCACATACTCTATTTAAATATGAGGTTAAATCTGAAAGTATTGCCATCAAGGGtccagttcatatatgcatgagtttattccccaaaaaatgtgtttaaacatgtttctgcaATCAGTGGTAAaggtatgaaaacttcttagccattCCTTGAGGACATGTGTGTCTGGGGGAACTCAGGAAGATAGTTTGGGGAGACATCAAGGTCGGCTGACACAAAGTAGTCCAGAAACACAACGCTCCATATCCTACTTTAGTGAGTAGTGACTAGGGTCTAAAAAGTtggttaaaaaaacattttttttaggcTGTGAGTGGCCACTTAAGGCTCTCTCTGAGAGCAAATAAGtaggaagaaaatcaaagatgcaaGGAAACAATCCAAGACTAATGACATTAATCTAAGATAGCAACTccagtctccatgaccctgagaccagaattaGTTGATGCCTACCTACTACTGCCAatagctctgaaagggatcaagaTAGGAGGCCTGGGAGTGGGTATGAATGAAACTCGATTCATGAAAATACAAGCTTACTGGTCTAAAGGAGACTAGTGGAACCTtcaagactatggtccttagtcaTTTTACAGGCTAAGAACTGAACTCATACCACGGCCCTACTTTTAGCCAAACAAGTGATAGGTCTGCTTGGTGAATAATACCACAGAGGTGGCTGTCCTTAAAAGAATTAgccgctttatacaattgatgtatgtatatgtatggatggtgataagagttgtatgagtccctaataaaatgtaaaaaaataaaagagaaaaaaatgattagggcaaagactgtacagatgtgctttatactactgatgtatgtatatgtatgaactgtgataagaattgtatgagccccaataaattgttaaaaaaaattagccaCAGGGATAAAAAAGACCATAAATACAGCTTAGAAGGCAAGAAGGGATAGATAGGCAAGGACAAATGGAAATGATAACATGAGGGAGAAAGTGGTTGAAAGAATTGTTACATtgtgggattgcaatcaatgtcacaaaatgTGTATTAATTATTGCACAGAAAAACAACTTGCTggagaggagaaggggagggaaaggatgggggttgtcaaccaacccagggacaagggaacaacaagtgatctaaaatggatggcaagaaggatataggatgcctggtggggcttgatcaaaggtAGTGTagtcgagaagaattactgaaacctgaatgaaggttgaacatgatagtgggacaagaggaaagaactaggaggcaaagggcatttatagaggtctaaatacaggcatgtagatatataaatatatatatctaacaatagggaaatagatctatgtacatatatttatgttaagtattaaggtagcagatggatattgggcctcgactcaagtactcccttaacacaagaacactaatAATccagaattctatgatgctcaccttcctgacacaatcgttgaaaacaaaatgggtacataagcaaatgtggtgaagaaagctgatggttccagctgtcaaaagatagggtcttaaaggcctaaagataaacaagtggccatttagctgagatgcaacaaagcccccatggaagaagcacaccagcctgtgtgatcatgaggtgtcgatgggatcaggtatcaggcatcaaagacccagaacaaaaaaaatcatatcaatgtgaatgagggggagtgcagagtggatacctaaagcccatctgtagacaattggacatctccttacagaaggtcacaaggaagaggcaagccagtaagggtacaatatagcaccaatgaaatatacaactttcctctagttcttaaatgtttcctcacctccactatcatgacctcaattctaccttaaaaatccggctagaccagaacatgtacatgggtacagataagagctcccaacacagggaatccaggacagataaactcctcaggaccaataatgagaagaaGATGccaagaggataaggggaaggtgggaggagaaagggggaactgaccacagaaaagcaggtgaagggagacagcagctagtgtaagacatgggaaaaaatttaaaaaaataaattatcaagggttcagaagggaaggagggtggggaggggggaaatgaggtgataccaagggctcaagcagaaagaaaatcttttgaaaatgatgatggcaacgtatgtactaatgtgcttgacacaatggatggatgtatatattgtgataagagttgttagagaccccaaaaaatgatttaaaaataaaacaaagagaaaagcaaCTTGCTGTGTATACCTTCACTTACGttataaaaagtaaaaaacaaacaaaaaaccaactgaGAATAAATGAAGTGCATAATAGACCTAGACagaggatatgtcaagaagcTATAGCTCCACATTTTggtatttttgcttaataaagtttTCTACGATTTTATAGTATATTTTGGACTTATCCTCGTACATTTATAATAGAATGATTTCCAAATCTAGCTCTTTCATAAGAAAAGTCATTTGGGCAGCATAACAAATAAgttatgtggtagttacaaaattgtcaatttaaggattaaatgtggagtctagcctctcatTCGGGTCATAGCCAgtaaggcttctgtgtgggcatagccttcccctaaggattctgggaattctggtatttcctccttggaggtgggagactctctgctcacaccctgggagacagagcagctgacaagacacatggacccaccctgatgccgccctgggtgctggagaagccatgcagagtcccctgccagtgctgagatgtttccaatgccactggatccaatgacTTTCTACTAGGTGGCCTGTGTtctacattcagcgtcattgcatgtgtttcatgagtctgaagaggactttatagattggtattggacatatgggctaatattggacttctgggcttgatctggactgggctgggatgttttctcaatgtttaattgctcttgtatataaatctttttcttatacacacttgtgtgttcatggatttgttcctctagtctacccagactaacacaagtaataaaaaaaatctcattgtttTGGTCCCTGTCATCTTTTTAGCAGGTTTAACATATATGTAAGTCATAAAataaaaagcttttttttttttcaaataataagCATGGCTTTATTTTTTGCACGCGTTCTGTAATCAGCCACCGCGTTCACTTCCAGGTAGCTTCCTCATTGGGTCTCAACTCCCTTTTAAATAATAAACTCTTATTCCGGAAGGCAGTCAGGTTCTCATCATTCTTTCTGTCCAGATAACATCCAACGACAAATCCCACACGGACCAGGACATGGACCCAGTGGTCACGCACCATCTGAATTAAATTCATCATGATTGCTGTGCCCGGGTGCCAGCCACGACCCCACGGACCCAAGGGCAGCGGTGAGCTGGGCCTCCGGCGCGGGCGGAAGCTGGGGCCTCGGGCCAATAAAAAGCTTTTGAGGTAATTCTTTGAGCTCCATTATTCTACTTTAGTGaacactagtggttctcaaccttcctaatgttgcgaccCTTGAATATAGTTCCTcaagttgtagtgacccccccaaaccataaaattatttttgttgctacttcataactatgtattaaatattttttacaaacttatcaccttcaaagtacccttcattacacttaatacatctgtcaaatttACAATTCCATTTTTTGAACTTCACTCAAACTCatcagttttttctttttttggaggtGGTGGTCGTGTACCCCTCATATAACTTAACTCATTCCTTCTAGCAAAGCTCCAAGGATGATAATCATGCTTTATTTTGTTAACAGGAAAAAATAGAGGCTCATTGTGATTAAGCCACGTGCCCCTGCCTACACAGTGGCAAGTGGTTCTCCATTGTGTAATGGGTTCTTCCCTCAGCTGTCAAGTGGGCAGTATTTGGCAAAAAGTCATGAAATTGCTCCTAACTTCTCGCCCTCCCTACCTCTGAGGGTTAGTTAGTTTACAGGTTTTCTAAAGCCTACCTGTACTTATAACCCTGGATGAGGAATAGATATGAAACTGGAGACATGCAGCTTTTTCAGAAATGTAACTAGGGTCTGCTTTAGACCAATTCATTATTTCAACCCCAAGATTAAATAAAACCGAGTCCCTTTAACTGTTGATGCTTACACTACCTCAGCCAAGAGGTGCAGCTCCCTAACTGTCCTAATACCCCGACTGCTATTATCAATCTGACCCCTATCGGTGTGGGCGATAGTGGAAGGAGTGCAGCAGGTGTCCATGAGAATCTGAAATTCAGTTCTGCAACACCCCACCCTATTTTGTATAGAAAAATACAAGTATCTTTCTAATCTTTAATCAAAATGTTTAGTAGTGGTAGCCAGTGGTAGCCATACCATCCAGTTCTGGTATCATCGTGGGACAAGTCATTTATGGCCTCAATTAGTCACATATTCCATTTCTTCCACCTTAttgtaatgctgactcataggggatATGAAGACATATGAAAAGTATATCTGTCCTTAAAAATTTATATTCAGAATGACGAGGGaaatacatgtacaaatgtgcttgacacaatatgaatggattgtgataagagttgtatgagccggcaataaaatgattttaaaaatgtatattctagttgagaaaagaaagatgcaataaAGGGCACATGAGCAGAAATAAAGTGCCATAGGGGCATAGGAAAcacaaaaagaaagggaggttatTTTGGACTAGAACAATTTAAGAAGGTTGCATGAAGAAGATGGACTATATACTGGACCTTGAAAGACAGGTAGCATTTCTACAGGTAAAGATCTAACAGAGAGAAACAATTCAAACAGAGTAAATGCCAGGTGGAAAGGTAAGTGACTCAGTGGGTAGGGAAGTCAGTTAAGGATAACTGAAGGGTGCCTTCAGGGTAACAACAAGGAGCAGTAATACCCTGTTCTCTTCGGCTCGGGTTGCATTTGCTGTCCATACGAGACACAGAAATCTATGTGAAAACCTGGTTCCTGGTCTGCCTGCATATATTCTACGTTGCCAGTTGGATCATTTTGTCTTAGATTAGGCAGaaatgaggagctctggtggcatgaggGTAAGCCCGTGGCTACTAACTGAAGGGTGGTGGTTTAAATGCACCCagcactctgtgggagacagacctGGCAACCTGTGAAGTGGTTCTCCTCTGTTATATTACACGGGGATGCTCAGAGTTGGAaattaactagatggcacctgacaagGAAGAAACACAAAAGCCATGCAGAAATAGTCTAGTGAGAATATAGGACTGACAAGCTTTGACAATGGATTCACACAGTTGGATTCCTGAGTATCAGGTGTCATATAAATTGGAAGTGTTAGAAAATAAGAAAATCAGGCAGAAACCTTCTCTGCATATTCCGCCTACACATTCCTCAAGGTGGTCCTATTAGCATCCCTTAAGCCCTGAGGACCTTGGGCAGGTGGCCAAGCCACTGTCCAGAAAGTCTAAGCTGCTCACTACTGCTGGCAGagaaaagcaaaccaagaagatgAGAAACTCCCTTATGGACAAATTCATGCTCTCACCCTGCCGCTCAGTCCAGACATAATAGCAACAGGTAAGCAAGTCTCACAGAACCTCAATTTAATTACCTTTCCCAACTTTACCAAAAGTAATTACAACTAAATGGCCTGCAAATAATGGAAAAAAGTTCAGTTCGGTGCAGGATAGCTGATCTTATCACCAAGAGCTAATGTGCAGAATTGGGAAATCTCTAATGGTCTTCCTAGTCATTAGACTAGGTCTATAGTTTCATCTTAATCTTTTAGTGAAAAAAGCATCTACACCTTCATTTTCCCCAGATAGACAATTTATTAGGCCATCTAGGGGTGATCATGCCTCCTCCAAAATGACAACTGACTCTGGGCTTTTTCTTTGAAATTTCCTCTCATGTAAGCAAACTACAGTTTCTTAGGGAGCCATGGTTTCTTCACCATGTCAATTCATACACTATAATTGGATTCTGAGATGGTAATAGAGAGCTGCTCCTTGGTCTTTCCTCTCATAGGAGCGGAGCAGAAGCCCTTAATTATAGCAAGTAGGGAAGATATGGTACTGTCTTCTTAGGAAGTTCTAGAAAATAAAGGACACAGACTAGAAACTGCAAACCCTTATGAGTTAGTCAGGAATAAGGTGATCACACAAATAAAGGCACATGTAGTTCTGGTTTTCGAAAGAGAAAGTGCCAGCTGCCAGCTTGGGGCAGGAGTCTGGAATGGTGCGTAGAGTAGCAGGGGGTATGACAAATAAGCCTGGAATGCTATAGCCAATTCATCTATAAAAATGCATGAGTTAATCTGGAtaacttcatttttgttttttaaatcactttattgggggctcgtacaactcatcacatccatcatgtcaggcacatttgtacatttgttgccaccatcattctcaaaacatttgctttctacttgagtccttggtatcagctcctcatttttcccctccctccccaaccctccctccttcataatttataaattattatttttcatgtcttatactgtctgatgtttcccttcacccatttttctgttgtctgcccacccccccagggagggggttatatgttatgtagaacattgtgattgattccccctttctcctccacattccccttaccctcctggtatccctactctcaatattggtcctgagggctttatctgtcctggattccctgtgtttccagctcttatctgtacctgtgtacatgctctggtctagcctgatttgtaaggtagaattgggattgatagtggggaggaggaagcacgaaagaaaagaggaaaattgtatgttttatcagtgctacattgcaccctgattggctcgtctcctccctgtgaccattctgtaaggggatgccagttgcctacagatgggctttgggtctctactctgcattcctccactcattcacaatgataagatttttgttctttgatgcctgatacctgatactatcgacacctcgtgatcacacaggctggtatgcttcttccatgtggactttgttacttctcagctagatggctgcttgtttaccttcatgactttaagaccccagatgctacatcttttgatagctggggaccatcagctttctttaccacattcgcttatgcacccattttgtcttcagtgatcgtgttgcattgagaaagtacttgagttgaggctcaatgtccatctgctaccttaacactaaacctataaatatacgtacCTAGTAGATAACTTCTTAAGGTGCTATCTATCCTACGCTAACATTCCAGGACTTGGCTGAAATCAAATCATGAAGAATCTTGAAAACAAACAATGAAGTTCAAACTTTTCAGTAAAGAGCAGCCTTCAACAGTTTTGAACAGAAGGATGACAAGATCAGAGATGTTCTTCAGGAAGACAACTCTGGCACATGCCGCCTTTGTGAAATGATAtacggtgatgatgatgatgacagtaATAACTAACATCTCTGTGCTAAAGGTGATTCTACGTGCTTTATATATATTAACTAATTTATAAATCCATGAAGCAGCTTCTGGACAGAGATTAAATGATCAGTCCATTTCAGACTGATTTAGCTTCATGATTTTCAAAATTTGTTTTATGAATCTGTCTCACATCCTGCAGGAAGACAAGCcaaggctaaaaaaaaaaaaaagacaagccaAGGCTCCCGCCACACCCTCCATACTCGGAACAAATCTGCTCTCAGCAGTTGAAAATATTAGACTTGGCTTTCGGTGGCAGGTCTGGGGAAGGGGCGGCAGGCGCCATGTCGGGCCGCGAAGGTGGCAAGAAGAAGCCCCTGAAACAACCTAAGAAGCAGAACAAGGAGATGGACGAGGAAGAGAAGGGTTTCAAGCAGAAACAgaaggaagaacaaaagaaactggAGGAGCTAAAGGCGAAGGCTGCGGGGAAGGGGCTCCTGGCCACAGGTGGAATTAAGAAATCTGGCAAAAAGTGAGTTGTTCTTGGTGGCTGAGGCAATGATGGCCCTTGATTCCGTTCCTGTGTAGACATCTGGATTCCCTGCTAGAACTTTTGTTGCCACTTACAGTTAGAATGAAGTGTTTTCTTGGAGCCTGCTCTACATTTAAGAATAAActtttgtaaaaaagaaaaaagaaaatactagaCTTCGGCATAACTACTGATATGGTAGTATCCTGCATTATTTCTAGTACCTATGTTTGCAGATGAAACTTCATGACTAATACAAAAAGACTGTCCAATACAGTACTGGAAGATgaggagcccctcaggttggaagacactcaaagttAAACAGTAACAAGTATGGAGGTGGTGTAAGactgggcatcatttttgtgCTGTTACACTTAATGAGTTGGAGTTAACTTAATGGCTACGAACAACACAACAACCACATCAGGCTTTCATTTTAGACCTAGATAAACCTTAAAACAGAACCTCATGAAAGATCATTCAAGTCTTTTCAATCCATGTTCAACTTGTCCTTAGACCAAGATTTTAAGACACTCTAAAGTGGCCCCAGGTGTGAACAATGCTCTATGACTTGAAGAGATGTGCTCCTTTAAAAATGCCGTTGTTAGCTGCTGCTGAGTAGGCTCTCCCTCATATATGGTCCTGTGTATGGTCCCCATGtacggtcctgtgccaccctccaaaactcactgccattaagtgaaTTTCTGACTCTTAGAGATCCTATATGACAggctggaactgctcctgtgggtttctcagactctctctctctctctctctctcttttaaaatagaaagcccagtctttttcccgaggagctgctggtggttttgaactgctgatcattcggatcacagcccagtgcataaccactacaccaccacagtATGGGGAAATTGTATCTCTTTATGGAAGTTGaaaacctcattttcctccctcagaatggctggtggttttgaactgctgactttgtgattaacagctcaacacataaaccctatgccaccatggctgcttgtgccatcctcatgattattaaaaaataatcatggcTTACACATCCTTTCCTCCTAGGTCTGTCTTCTTCTGTGATGTTGACAAAGTGAAGGTAATTCTCTGTATTGGTGCAGTACCATTTCAACATGGATAGTGACTAAATGGTGTGGCCATCCCCataaagtaaggtgaccagacgtcccgatttttaacaatttcctCCCCGTCctgcggcgttttaaaaaagtcctaatttttggaaagaatgcacgacaagctagggtatatggctATTTCAccgggatatgagttttatcaatggtgtcccactttaccaatgttaaaatccggTCACCTTACCATAAAGCAGAGTATCAAGATATGAGAAGGCAGCTTCTTCCAGGACCACATTATCACAAAAGATGGGCTTTGGAAATGCTTTGAGAGGCCATGTAGTTAAGGCCAGGGAGAAGCCCAGGTGCTATTCCctcctttcctttcctcctgcctcagGTGAGCCAATCCCTGAACTGGACTGGTTCCAAATCCTCTTGGGAATGCCCGAAACCTTCCTTTAATGGATATAAGGAGAAACATACCCTTCTTCCACGGTGACTGAGTTCATGAGAAGACAATTCGTGATTGACACTCTATCTCTTATGACACAGGATGAACCAATGACTGAGAGCTTAATAGATGACTTCTCGCCAACCTGTGTATCTGACCCAATAAGGCAGTCAACTTCAACCTGCAAAAGGCAAATATAAAAACCAGTTATTCATCACAACCAACTGGAAATGAACCCCCAGATCTCTTGGGCTGTAGTCTACTAGGAACTTTCCTAGAAAGTTCAATAAGTGGAACCATCAAGATTTCTTTGGCACATAGGGCCCACAATACTTCTGAGACCAACACAAATCTATATAGAAATATGGTACTTCCTTGCCAAAGTACCTAACATGCTACTTTGTTTGCCCaaatcaaacaaaaaccctgatacatatgcacatattcatgcatatatgtgtataatatgAATACAGTTCCCCATCAACTGTTCTCTAGAAGACACTATTCAAGTTAGGGTAGAAAAAGGGAGAGAGATTGAAAGCTCCTGTATTTCAATCTCAGCACTACAGGAGACTTTTCCTTACATGGTTTGTGTGGCTAGGGATGGCATTTATTTAGGCTGACTTCTTCCATCCAAACACTAACCAGGCCAGACCCTGCTGAGCTTCCAAGATCAGATAAGATTGGACACGTTCAGGATGGGCTGGCCGTAGACTAAGCTGATTTCTACAGGGTGATAGTTGTAACCACATTCTAGCTGGGATTTCCCTAGGGCTTGTTCCAAATTAGCTTCTCaagcacaagcaatgctcctggagacTGCTCTACTGCCCACATTAGTACTTACCAGGTGTCTATTGACAATCTGGGCTGATGAATGGATCAGCGATTCTTCTGGACAAAGAACAGGAAGCAATTTGGGCACCTGTAGGAAAGAGGTTTGGTCACTAAAGTAAGACTAATACCTGAAAGCCCCTTGGGTAGAACCAGTACCTATTCAGAGGCATGATGTGTGGTGTTCTTAGCCACAGCTTTCATGCAGGGTGGTAAGACACGAAGCTGCTACAATTCCCCTAGGACCAAGATTATGACAGCTTTTTCA
Proteins encoded in this window:
- the LOC142435018 gene encoding translation machinery-associated protein 7-like; translated protein: MSGREGGKKKPLKQPKKQNKEMDEEEKGFKQKQKEEQKKLEELKAKAAGKGLLATGGIKKSGKK